In the genome of Maribacter forsetii DSM 18668, the window GGAGAATCTCAAAACCTGCTGGCGCGATTCATAAATTGGGTGGGACAAGGATTGAGTAATATTTTCGGTATTAACATTTCCCCGCAAGTATTACAAATCATTGAATATCTCATTTACTTTTTACTGGTAATTCTTGCTATTTACCTTATCGTTAAGGTGCTGATTAACGAAAATTTTAATTCACTTTTTCAGAAAAAAGCAAAGACCATTAACGACATCAACTTAACAGAAGAGCATATAGAGGGTATTGACATTAATAAGTTACTGAACACAGCTATTGAGAACAAGGATTATAGACTGGCTATACGCTACCAGTTCCTACTTACATTACAAAAGTTATCTAAAAGTGATATTATAGAATGGCATTTTGACAAAACAAACTCTGACTACCTTTCTGAAATAGAACAGCCAGAAATACAAAAGG includes:
- a CDS encoding DUF4129 domain-containing protein; protein product: MKYIFLITFFQLTILCTFAQGSNDSIIKIDSSSILNIRTNKEDLSKKYTGDEFNYTFKTGESQNLLARFINWVGQGLSNIFGINISPQVLQIIEYLIYFLLVILAIYLIVKVLINENFNSLFQKKAKTINDINLTEEHIEGIDINKLLNTAIENKDYRLAIRYQFLLTLQKLSKSDIIEWHFDKTNSDYLSEIEQPEIQKGFKQIAYLYDYIWYGEQTIDNNKYTKSVLDFESINKQIQT